CCTTTGTAAATAATTTACCTATCGTCAGCCAAATCAATAACAAGGACACCGTCATAAAAGAAACAAAACTATATCAATTTACCGGTCGACAATTGCCTCTTTACGACCCTAGTAATGGATGTCTCGCAAATGATAATTGCATAATTGAAGCCGAGATTTCTGCAGAGAAAGTAAGATCCTTTGACAATCTGATTTATGGAGCTGCACATGGATTTCTGTTGGGTGCCAATTAAGATGTTTGGATTCCTCTTCAATCTTTGTTTGATGCAGTCATGCCAATGGGATATTCTTTATTTTATAAAACCTATTTTCTATGGCATTCCAGACAAAAAATACTTGGATTTGTAGTTGCTACAAAGCTAATTGAAGAGACTTCGAATGTGTTTTTGCTTGCTCGAATTTACTTTCCAGATTTTATCTACTCAACTACCATTGGAAGAATAATATTAGGATTGTCAGCAAAACACGTTTTTAAGCAAGCTACATGGGAGCGTGGAGGGGAATCTCAATTTATTGTGTTCGATGATGATGGTGTCGATGAAGAGATTATCATCTCATCGTCACAAAAGTTGGTGATTTTTTCGAATTTTATACTAAAAGATCATTGCTCTTTTGGTTATACTCCAATTACGAGAACTGGAATCATTTGGTTCAATGGAGTACGGAAAATTATCACCATGGCAGAAAAATTCTTTTATGCTGTTGCTGCACGTTGGTTAGTCAATTCAGCAAACAGAGAAACTATTTCACATTTCTTGACACATGGAACAAATATTAAGGAGATTATCCAGCAACTGAATTCTGCCATGTAGAAGACAACTGGGAGTGACGTTGGTTATATTTTACTGGAATTCTCGTCAATTGTATATGATCGACACATTTTGGAAGGTgaaacaagtaaatagaaatctttAATGAATAAGTCTCTTATTGAGTGTAAGGACTTAGATGCTCCGCTTGCTGAAACATTCTTTAGTACAATTCACAACAACTTTATAGATATTCGACTAACGTCATTACACAAATGGGTGCATGAGTTTTTGTCCATATATGGTGATAAGCTGAAGGATTTTCTATTGACAATTGCAAACAATACAACACTTCTATTTTCTTTTCCGGATGATTTGGAAAATTACTATGAGAGGGGAAAACAACATTAACGATCTTCAGTCAGTGTACTTTGTTTGTGATGTACATCATCTCAACAACAGGTGCACTACACATGGAAGGTGCGGCGGAAAAGTTTGGAACTAATCCATTTTATTTGTTGTCAGCAGCAAAGATATATTACTTTCTACTACAACTTTGGATAGATGCGGTTGAGAACTCGTTGGTGAATAtttttccaaatataatacatgaGAAAGAATTGTTGGTGGCTACCGCAACTAACAAGCTAAGACATGTTGAAGTTAAAGAAATCTTGGAACAGTGGGAGGAAGAATTAATTAAATGTGCATCCGAAGGTGAGGTTCAAAATTTCGGCGCCattaattttgttggatattcatGGTTAGAAAGGTTAGTTGAGCACATCGGTTTCATGGAGCCAAAAGAAGAACTTCGCAATAATGGATACAATATGAGTGAGTTTGGACCAGTTAACGGTAAACGGTTCAATGACATTATTGATTCCACGTTCTTTTCTCCATCTATTTGTGCATCATCGTTTGCGACAATTTTAGACAACAGTGTGCAGGCCAGACAGTACGTAGAAAATAAAAGACTTGGTTAGGGAATGATATTTCTAAACAAAAATTTAATACAAAAGTCAAGGAGCTATTCAAACACGCTTTCAAAGGTATAGCTCAGAACTTGAAAGATACACTTGATGTACTTGTGGTGGTCGCTGCTTGCATGGTTTTCATTGCCAACACTAGTGATGTGACTTTTGTCTTTAATCGTGGGAAATTTAAGCACAACTTTTATCATGCTTTGGGATACATTTCTTGGATACTTCAGTTTATGATCTCTAGAGATACGAGTTTTGTGTTCGATCGTGGTAAGACGGTAAACGTGGATTCTACAATTTCTATGGATGAAAAGAACTCATATTCTGTGATGATAACTCGAAGTCTAGAAATAtatggagagaatgaagttctttTTACTATTTAACTCAAgggcgagtttctttcaagaaggagggactgatgtaggacatctcgGCCTTAGTCTACAAGTTATTTTATTTCCTTTCTAGTATTTCTCTTTATTTAGAACTCTAGTTATTTTCGGTAATGAGTATCCTATATAAACAGGCATATGTTTGTCTTAGGGTGATGATCttattattatcaatattattatcaattaatactattctcttttatctcttttatcttttctttgatCTCTTGATTAATATCGTCAATTCTCATCCTTTTTGTCTCTTCGCATCCCTAGCAATATCCGTATTGCATTCTTCCTTTATCGTTCTACATTACCATGCTTATCCACAATGATTCTATACCAAAGTCTGTTTTTTTCTTGACCAAATCTCCAGCACTATTTAGCAAGCATGGAAAGATTCATCATTTTTCATGTTACAAACACCTAAACCACCTTTTTCTTTGTCAGCACAAACCAAACCCCAATTCACAAGATGAGATACAGTTGAGCCAGCGCTATGTTCCCAAAGAAAGTTTCTCATCTTCCTCTCTAAGATTTTTAAGACTGAAGCAGGAGCTTTATAAAGAGATAAATAATAAATAGGTAAAGAGCTTAGAATGCAATTTAGAAGAGCAAGTTTACCTCTTTTGAGAGTGAAATTTGTCTCCAAACTGAATGTCTTTCCTCAAACTTTTCAATTATGGGATTCCATATGTGATTAGATGTTTCCTTAGTGCCAAGAGGCATTCCAAGATATATGAAAGGAAGGTTGTCAGTGGACAACCAAATTCAGAAGCCCAAACAGATATATCTTGAACATCACCAATAGTTATGGGTCTTGTCTTTGAGGTGTTAACCTTTAGACCAGCAATATACTCAAAGCACTTGAGAGCATAGAAAAGATTATGCAATTCCTCCTTGCTGTGTTCGACAAGAAAATGGTGTCATCAGCATAGTGTAGGTGATTTATAATGATACTGGATGGAGACACGGAGAAGCCACTGAAAAGACCAAGTAGAGAAGCTCCGTACATATATCTAGAAAAACCCTCCATAGCAATATTAAAAAGAAGAGGAGAAACTGGACATCCTTGTCTAACACCCCTTGAGATTGTGAAATAACCAAAAGACGAACCATTAATTAACACAGAGAATGATGAAGTTGAATAACAAAACCTTAACCAGTTGCACAACTTACTTCCAAAACCCATTTGATTAAGAACAAACTCCAGATATCTCCAATTAATACTGTCAAAAGCCTTTTCAAGGTCTATTTTGCAAATGATACCAGCCTTACCAGATCTAAGTGTTGAGTCCACAAGCTCATTGGCAATCAGTGTACCATCAATAATTTGTCTACCTTCAATGTATGCACATTGCACAAGGGATATTAGCTTGTCCATGGCCAACTTGAGTCTAGTAGCCAATACCTTAGCAACTATTTTGTACATACTGGttaggagacagattgatctgCAATCCTTAATGGTTTCAATATAATCCTTCTTGGGTACCAATGTGATGAATGTGGAATTGTGCTTGCTGTATATTTGACCTGTAGAACAAAACTCATTCACAGTATCCATAACGTCAGATTTTAGAAAAGTCCAGCATTTACTAAAGAAAACGATTGGGAAACCATCCGGACCCGGTGCTTTGTCACTTCCCAAATCTTGTATCGCATGTATACCTTCCTCTTTAGTAAAGGTTGCTTCTAGGATTTCACTTACTTGAGTGTTTATCTTATCAAAAGCAATGTTTTCAAGTTCAGGTCTGGTTACCTCTTCTTCTGTGAATAAAGTGTTGTAGTAATCCACAATGTGCTCTTGAAGGGTTTTTCTATCATCTACCAGTTCCCCATTTATGTAGAGTTGTTTAATTTTGTTGTGTCTCCTTCACACTCTTAGGGTTTTTCTATCATCTACCAGCATGTACTCTTGTTATCCTTTATGCATTAACTTGTGTATGGATGCATAGATTGAGAACGGGAACACGCTTTGATCAATGTTTAGTTatttatataaaatttaacaattAAAACATACAAGGAAAAGAAAAGACTTTTATGGAGGCGGATCCCTTCACACTCTTAgattcacactatctcacactttgGAAGATCTTTTTCCCGATAAAACTTAAATGGTAGAGTGTTTGAAgataatattttgggaatatgtttTTCTAAGAACGCTCTATATACCCacaaaaaatgagcacattccgaAATACTAAACCTCATAATATACCGATCTTAATTTTAACCGTTGAAAATTCGTTGATTTTCGACGGCTGGTTTTCAAAGTAGTAATTGGTGGAGCTATATTTTtcggaatgtgctcattttttgtGGGTATTTAAAGTTTTATAAGACGAACATATCCACaaaaatattaacttcaaataGGCTACTGTTTGGTTTTTGTACAAAAAATAGCATCcaaagtgtgagatagtgtgaagaACGGAAGATAGAAGTGTGAGGGGATCCTCTCTCTGTATGTATACCATTGCAGTTTTTGCTGAAATGTCTTTGCTAACTTGTCATCTTTGACAGGCGCAAGTAAGCCAGGAGGTCTATTTTGGAAGCTGTTTCGGAAACTAAAGGGACTGCAAGTTTAATCTACAACTACACAAGGACTAGATAAATATTACTCCAAGTATATAGTGGTCAAGTAATTAGACCGTTGTACTACTTTTCTAAATCAGGTCCTCCGTTGACCATTCCTTGCCTAATTTTCCCAAAAGATATCAAAGATTATGGCCGTTGTTTTTTCTAGAAAAAAAAGAGTACTTTGTGGATGTCAAACCAACCTAGAGTCTAAATCCTCTGCAACCACTGCTGGTTCTGATGGATCGGATTCGGTCACCTACCATCCGAATAAAGAAACAAGTTTGAGGGATGCCATGAACATAATTAAAGAATCTCAACAAAAAGATGCCATGCTACATAAACAAAAAAGTAAACAAAAGTcagcttcaaaaataaaataaaaaaattacagcaCTGGATTAACATTCGGTAACTCTCAAGCTTCTACAAGATCTTGGGGATTCTCATTTTCTTAGATTTTACATTTCTGATTCATGACATTCAGACTCTCTTAGAAGTGTTCATATTATAAATGTTTATTATATATCTATCcgaattttaaaagaaaatatatcatTAACAGCGAATACGAAGATTATTACACAGCAGTAGAAATATAGACCTGCCCATCTACAGTGGTAAAGAGTGTAAAAAGCAGTTGAGCATACAAGCAGTAGTAGTATATGTTTTTACAAATGCAGTTGAGCATACAATCAATCACTCAAAGATAAACCAGCAAAAAAAATATGAGAAGATGCAGATGCATTTCATATTAACTACTCGGCTGATATCTGACCAATATTTGCAATGTTGTTGAAACCCTTGGGCCTCCACTTGGTTCTGCCCCTCATAACCTCATGTCCATTGTTTTCAAGTTGAAGCATATGGTCGCATTCAATAATACTACCTGCTTCAATGGAGGAGCTACCACCAACTACTGCAGTCAAGGACTTGAGCACATTTCCTACCCCACATTCCCTCCTAAACGCCAGATCCATGTCGTACAGCTCGTGGCTCTCTAAGATGGACGGAGGAGCATTCTGCAGCAAAGCGTTCGTTCATGCAAGCAAAATTAGCTTAATTACTAAGAGTGTGTAGTTTGGGGATCACATTGATTTATATGAGTATGCAACGAGTTTTAAGAAAATATAAGAGAAAAGTTGCTTTAATTGTGTACCTCAAGAATCCATCCAATGTATCTGGAAAAGTTGACATGTTGGTGCACATCTAAGTCACTCAAACGTGTCTGCAAATTTTGTTTGATATTAGTCGATCTTATTTAGTAAAATGGACCATTCTCATAATCAAACTAAGAGCAAACTTACAGTTAAACCAGCTTGGACAAAATCAGCTGTATCGTCATGAAGCTTTGACAGCTTCCTGCCCTCCGGGAAACGGTGATTTGCAAAGTAAGATCCCAATTCACCCATGACTTGAAAAGGTTCCAGTTCACCTCTAACTTCCTCTGGGATTTTAGacaattttcttgtttttttattcATCAAAATCCACACGCTGCATAATTATGGTAACTCAGAAAACTATTGAATATTGATTTTGAGGCATGCCAATTAAGAACAACAAAAATATGTCAGGAAATGCTTTGTATTGTAACCTGGTAGCTTTCGCAAGAATTTGGCCCGTATTGGCATCACGAAGAAGCCAATGGTTTGCAAGACCATTCTTTTCAGATGCACTAGTAAACCAAGTATCTATTTGAACTACATCTCCCCTGCAGCCAGATACCAAAACTGATCATCCTCGAACGGTATTTGTCAACAGACTTGATATGGTGAATAACAAATGTGTAAGAACTCTCTTACCAAGAAGGATATTGATCCACAATAACTTGCATCTTTGCAACAACCCATATTAGATTTCTTCTAGTCATTTCTGGTGTTGAAGCAAATCCATCACCCAGCAGACCGGCACCCCTAACATGGTTAGCAACTGTTTCCTGCAAATGACCAAACCAACGACATTAAAACCATACATTAACTTGCATATATAACTAGTATTCATTTGAGGGAAAATTAGACACGAGACACACATATATACCTGCAAGTGATTTATCAATGTTCCTATAGTTGCCGTCCGATGAGGGCCTATCTCATACGATCTAATCGAGAAGTTTTGTCGAAACACATAACCACCCTGAACTAATTTCCCTTGGCTAAATGAATTAACAAGCATATCATGCTGGCTTCTTAGCTTTGAAAGTGGCCATTGTATATCTGTTGCTAAAAAAAGACCCATAATGGCTTTCAGAAGCATGTTCCATTCGGGCAAATCACTATTAATGTatgtctcctcctcctcctccttggTAGTTTCAGTTGTTGTAGTACCGTAGTTGTTGAGTATGCTTCCATTGATGTTCTTTTCAGGTGCTTGGGCCTTCACTTTAACCCTCAACCCTCTACAACACAGCTTCGTATTTGATTTCATGACAAGAGAAGTGACACTGTCTGATCCTCCGCTGATCTTTGTCACcgatgttgctgttgttgtttgtGAACAATTCGCAGGAGCCGCAATGGTGCTGGTGGCAGCCATGATTTACAAAAGAGTTTAGCAACAGCACTCAATCCCAGTCACATAAAAAACATATGCACGTATGGATGATGGAGAAACTTCAAACCACAACTGTCAACAATGAGAATCATACAAGATGAATGAAAATAACATAGACCAAACTTAAGGAAAATGAAACTTTAGTTACTTAAAAAGATCAAACAGCTCGTATAAGTTCATTTCTATTGATTTGTAAACACTTGTTTAAGCAACGTTTCTTATAATGGCACTGAAAAAGTCATTTGGGCACTGAAAAGGTCATTTGTCAGTGCATTTAGGTCTATCTAGCGGTTTTGGATTATTGATGGCACAAACCTACTTTCAATACCGCGTATTTTGACTTTTTTTCCCTCTCTATATTCAAAGTTTCACCCATCTTAAATACTTGTCATTCCAGTTAGCATGTATCCTCTGAATATATTGAGATCAGATATTCGAATTCCCGCTGCTTAAATAATCATCTCCTTTAGAGTTTAGTGTATGCATTATTATCAGCATGCATGCAAGTGATGCAGATGATGGCTTGTAATTTTTCATTTACATTTGCACTTCGAATGTAGAGAGAAATTCACCGAGTACTTGATCCATTAACAGCAAATAACAGTTAAAATAAATTTAAGGATCCACCAACTATAAACTTGACAGATTGTTTTGTGATGTCTTTAATTTATGCTAGGTACGGGTAAGATATGGTTAGCATTATTTTTGGTGGTTGAATTTAAGGATCCACCAACTTTACGAAGAACACCTTATCCCCCGCGATAAAATATGAATATGCAAATCATTGATCGAACCCGTAGGGTTTGTTAACCAAGAAGTGGTTGTGAGGAATTAACCACGTCCAGATTGAATTGAATCAGTTAGTTGAGATAATTAAAAGCAGTGATCGAGTagttaactaattaattcgaCTCATTTTGGCCGGCTGCACGAAACTGCATGGGGTAGTGAGCAGGCCAGCTAGGGATATCATAAACACTTTGAGGAGTCTAGGAGTAAGATGGATAAAATTAGAAGACAAATATATATTTTGGTTTTGGGTATGCCCTTGATCACCCATAGGTCCAAAGTGGCTAGTTTGTTCCTGCAAGGTGTTTGGATATATTCTGGGGAATTACTTTTCAAGTTAACCAAGTCGAACAACTAGAAATTAGTGTAGCGATAATGATTTTTAAAAGTGAAAAATTCATCTTGTTTATAAAATTGACTTTTGCTTTTGGTATCCAGAcatacttgttttttttttggtatccagACAAACTGCTCTCCCAATTCCCAAGCCAGAGTTCTCAGCTTACCGAATGCATGGCTTGTTTTGTGGTTcccaagaaaataaaagaaacactAAATGCTCTGACTGAACCTTTTTTGGTGGGATGGACAAGACTAATGAGTTGGTCCGAAATATCGGAATCCTTGTGCCTACCCATAGAGAGAGGGGGTTTGGGCATTAAAGGCTACTATAAATAGTAAATTCAATGAAAATGATATCTATAGTAGGACGGATGGAAGTTAATTCATAATTCAAATCACTGTCGGGGTGCAGTGCTTCACGTAAAATGCTACCCAAAATCCTTTCCATAAAAATCCACTACCTTACTCTTAACTCGGAACTAGCGAGGTGTTTTTTTTGTTGACTCGACGTCTGAATCTGATTCCGCCGTTG
This genomic stretch from Papaver somniferum cultivar HN1 chromosome 5, ASM357369v1, whole genome shotgun sequence harbors:
- the LOC113282666 gene encoding palmitoyl-acyl carrier protein thioesterase, chloroplastic-like; amino-acid sequence: MAATSTIAAPANCSQTTTATSVTKISGGSDSVTSLVMKSNTKLCCRGLRVKVKAQAPEKNINGSILNNYGTTTTETTKEEEEETYINSDLPEWNMLLKAIMGLFLATDIQWPLSKLRSQHDMLVNSFSQGKLVQGGYVFRQNFSIRSYEIGPHRTATIGTLINHLQETVANHVRGAGLLGDGFASTPEMTRRNLIWVVAKMQVIVDQYPSWGDVVQIDTWFTSASEKNGLANHWLLRDANTGQILAKATSVWILMNKKTRKLSKIPEEVRGELEPFQVMGELGSYFANHRFPEGRKLSKLHDDTADFVQAGLTTRLSDLDVHQHVNFSRYIGWILENAPPSILESHELYDMDLAFRRECGVGNVLKSLTAVVGGSSSIEAGSIIECDHMLQLENNGHEVMRGRTKWRPKGFNNIANIGQISAE